TGGCACTCACTGAAATTTCTCTTAACAAAGGATGAAGTGTTCAAGAGActgcatatgaaaataaactgtTCTTCTCTTTGTTTTCATTGATATACTATTGTTCGCTATGTTATATTTGTCAGAATGTAAAGGCATACTTACGAAGAGGCACTGCTAGAGAGATGCTTGGTTACTATAAGGAGGCAATTGAGGGTGAGTTCTTACATTTCATCTTCCAGGTTTTCTGTATTGTTATCTTTATATACAAGCCGCTCTATCTGCTTGATCAGTCAGAAATGAAAACAAAGGACTATGAATGCTCATGTCCTGTTTGGATTTGTATGCTTTTTGAGAATTTTGTTGAATAGAAACACACTGATATTCTGTCATGGCTGTTGCAATTTAACATGCATATAATGAGCTCTAGAATGACAGCATATTGCTTATATCCAAGTTGTTCCTATACGAAAATTTCAAACCTTTATGTACGGTGAATGTACCTCAGAAGTCCTTCTATTATAGGGACCTTATCAAATTGGTCCCTCTATTATTCAATAGATCAATTTGGTCCCTGTACTATTAAATGAGATCTTTTAGTTGGAATTGAACtgcaattgaaaaaaaaaaattcaagatatTTTTTATATAGGAAGTGTCTGTCACAATTTGGAGttctttttaatagtatataGGGACTGTTTGATCCAGTTCCTATAATTCTGGGACTTTTCAGGATTTCAACCCTTTATGTACTGGATATATGTTGCAATAATGGCACCTTTTGCACTGCAGATTTTAGCTATGCTCTGGTGCTTGAACCAACCAATAAGAGAGCAGCCCTTTCTGCAGATAGGTTAAGGAAGGTATTTCAGTAAGTGAATGGAAGATAATAATGAAATTACAAGTGGATTCAGTGTTGCAGAATTGGTTCATGCGAGTTCTAAGTCATCCATTTGATTTTGTTGCATCAATTTCAAAGGATGAAGATTTTCATGCATCTGAGATGGTCGCAAGATGAGTTGGTTTTTCATACTATTAATTTTTATCTATCGCTTTGGTCTGCATCCTTatgttattttaaaatcattattatatttttgtagGTATTTAGTCCAGTTTTGTTTCTTTATAATTGTTCTTTGTATTATTGTATAATACTAGGATCTTATTGGCTTCTACACATTCCTTTTATATATCGAGTTTTATGCCTTATGAATGTCGTTTTAGTTTCATTTTAATGCTCTTACATTCATATTTTTTTACACCATTTAATCATATtgttcttaaaattatttttattttgatattataaaaTGTATTACATACATAGTTCATATAGGAAAGATAAaatatattattgatagggaGATATTTTATAtgcataattaatattttaacaatttacaaGTAATTTTTGAATTGATTATATGTTGAAGTTGGATATTTCCAACTTTTTATTTGTATAGTTTTTATGAATCGATTATAATTATATTCATGACCAAAGAACAAAAGGAATAGATGTAGTGGAGAGAGCTAAAGTGTCTTTTCTATATAAGATTTTGGATAatagatattttaatttattccttaATTAAGTATAGAATTTTCTTTTACGCCACTCGATAAATATGTGTTAAATTTTGTATTTCACTGTATTTTCATTCTTAACAACTAAGGATGGGAGAGGGTTGTGAGATGAGAAGGAAAAATCCCTTTTTCACAAAACAATATATCTATATATTTCATGATTTAGAATTCAGGTCTAatggttaattttattattattaaatttgttaGTGTAACATTAGGAAATAATCAAAGAttttaatatctcaaaataaaacaggtatattttaagataaaaaattattataagcaTTTAAAAGGACCTGTTTTAAGATATGAGCAGAGAGAGCGTGATTGAAACAAACAAGAGCAATCGATTGAATACATACTTTAATTCATTACTCTTCCTCATGCTTCTATTCTACAACTCAAACTTGGCCGTCATTTCCTACTTATACCttcaattttaatttcaaaacttCCTTCCCCACAGTTATTGCTTGCATTGATATTAAAGTTTTTGGCAATTTGCATTCAATGCTACCATATTTATATTTTCACCACtttattttaaaaagttacaaaatggtaattaaattatttgaaaatttttcataGCTTTTTTCGTTCACATTGTCTATATTAATCAAAAGTTTTTTTTCTCCTTCTCTTTTACGATCAGTTTtattttcatgaaataactttaaaCATCATGAATTTACGAATCAAAATCCAAATAGCTTTCTTCTCTAATCTTCGCCACTAACTATTAGTTCAACTTAGATCTAAGATATGTTTTACTCGTCAATAACTATTGATCCACTGTACTAAATATTGATGGTCAAATCGTCTCTTAGAGCTTGAtagctaaatttaaaaaaaaaatttacaccctagtgacttaaatgaattttttttaaagttaagtaattaaaatataaagttactaataatttagtgagcTTAGATAGAATTAATCCAAAGCTTTTTAACTAGTATGTCCTATttgttcaaattttaaatataagttAAGAAAAAAGGTCATACAATTAAGAAAAACTCTTCTATTAATATATCATCTTGAGGTCGACGTGATGGGATTATCCTTCTCGTCTCCCAAAATATTTCATCTGTAATTTAGGaatttttcatataaaaatacCCTAAAGTAAATAGAAGATATTATTAAACCTTATGAAATTACCGAAGAATTGTCATCTTTACTTGAATTTTTTTCCTCACATTTATTACTTcattattttacatatttttttataatatgaaTAACCAAATCTATCAAaactcaaaatatatattttaaatctcCTTAAAAGTTAACTCTCTTTGTGTAATGTAGTTAGGTTCTTCAAAATATAGTTATATCATCTCAAGTTAGTCAATCCTAATATATGAAACacaaaatgagaaattgagtgaAGTGTTGttaacatttttattaaaattgtttttaatttcTCACAAATCTAAAGCTCCAAGAATTGAAGTTAAAAATATTCGGTTCAAATGAATCTTTTAAACATATTATGAAATAGAAAAATCAATTCGCTCATAATTTGTTAAATTTACTACATTAGGAGTCAGAACATAGCAACAACAATCCAAACCATTTTAAAACAGATGATATGAGTATTCTCTTTTAATTTATTCTTCATCTTAAAGAGTGAATTTTAAATTAAGATTATattgacataatttataaataaagagagttaaaatttaattaattgagtGATCATTCAACATATTGATGGAGTCAGCCTCCTAATTGTATTATATCGTGAGTATGTTTCGATATTTTTCTTATTAATAAATGTACATGCAATTTCATTTTAATTCACTTGAAACTTTAAAGAGTGGTTTTTTTAACTAGAGCCTGGACATAGATAAATCTTTAAGAATATATCTTCAGAAGTTAAGAATCAGAACAGAACGATAAAAAGAGCGATAAAAAGGCAAGTAGGCAGCATAATTAGAATCCATTTGTGAAAAAGGCAGTCTAAGaaaaaagaacaagaaaaaaaagGCTCTTTtcaattttaatgtttacaaaaaGCTTAAAAAGGTGTCTCCAAAACAACTACACTTTGAGATATGAAGACACACACCCATCACCTTCCCAACCTCCCCCTAAACAGATGATATATACAAATACCAACTTACCAAGACTTTACTCCATACAAAAGGCAAAAATCCAAACCCTTGATTAaaaaagcaaaagcaaaagcaAGAGCATACCCCCCCCCCTGTGCTAGCTTTGGGGACTGCAAGACTTCCCCCCCTCTGCTTAATTACCCCACTTGTCTTGCCCCATAACCCCATAAACACATGCTCTTCCCATTTCCTTTGCCTCCTTCATCATCACTTGTTCCAAGGCTCTCTCCTCTTCTCTACCTTGCCCTTTCGGTTTTGTTGATACCCAAAGATGATCACCATTACAGATTTCTACCATGTCATGACTGCCATGGTTCCACTTTACGTGGCCATGGTTTTAGCTTATGGCTCGGTGAAATGGTGGAAGATTTTCACTCCTGATCAGTGTTCAGGAATTAACCGTTTTGTTGCTCTCTTTGCTGTCCCTCTCCTTTCTTTTCACTTCATCGCTTCTAATGACCCTTATTCTATGAACTTTCGTTTCATAGCTGCTGATACACTTCAAAAACTTATAGTTCTTGCAGTACTTGCTGTTTGGACCAAGGTCAGTAAAAGAGGTTGTTTGGAATGGACCATTACCCTTTTTTCACTTTCTACTCTTCCAAACACTTTGGTTATGGGTATTCCTTTACTTAAAGGAATGTATGGGGATTTTTCAGGGAGTTTAATGGTGCAAATAGTTGTTCTTCAATGTATTATTTGGTACACTTTGATGCTTTTCTTGTTTGAATATAGAGCGGCTAAAATGCTTATCTCTGAGCAATTTCCCGGCACAGCAGGCTCTATTGTTTCTATCCATGTTGATTCAGATGTCGTGTCGCTTGATGGTCGACAACCTATTGAAACCGAAGCTGAGATTAAAGAAGATGGTAAGCTTCATGTTACTGTCAGAAAATCCAATGCTTCAAGATCAGATATTTTCTCAAGAAGGTCCCATGGTTTTACATCTACAACTCCACGTCCTTCGAATCTAACCAATGCTGAGATATACTCTTTGCAATCATCGAGGAACCCAACACCAAGAGGCTCGAGCTTTAACCACACTGATTTTTATTCCATGATGGCTGGGGGACGCAATTCAAATTTCGGTTCTGCAGATGTTTACGGTTTGTCTGCTTCGCGTGGACCAACTCCGAGACCATCCAACTATGAAGAGGATGGTGCAGCCGCTGGTAAACCGAGGTTCCATTACCAAGCACCAGGCGGTGGTGGCGCTGCAACCCATTATCCGGTTCCTAATCCTGGTATGTTTTCGCCGACTGGTTCTAAACCCCTCGGTGGTGGTAATGCAAATGGAAATGCAAAGAGGCCTAATGGTCATCCCCAACAAAAGTCTGAAGATGGTGGTAGGGATCTTCCAGTGTTTGTTTGGAGTTCTAGCGCTTCTCCTGTTTCCGATGTCTTTGGCGGTGCCGGCCATGATTACGGCGCTGCCGACCAGAAAGATGTTAGATTGGCTGTCTCCCCAGGGAAAGGTATAGCTCATGCTTCAATATTTGTACTTTATGTATACAACGTGTATTAGATTAATAGTTGCTGTGGTGTGGTGCAGTTGAAGGGCATAGAGAGAATCGTGAAGAGTACATGGAAAGAGAAGACTTGAGCTTCGCTAAAGGAGGAATGAACGGAGAAATGAACAAACACGAAGGTGACAAGGTGGGGGATGGCAATGGCAAGTCCAATACAATGCCTCCAACAGGTGTAATGACAAGGCTGATACTGATCATGGTCTGGAGAAAGCTTATAAGGAATCCCAACACCTATTCAAGCTTGATAGGTCTCACTTGGTCTTTAATCTCGTTCAGGTATGTCTCGTTCACGTAGAATCTCtgtttattatatataaaaatattttggtaTAGTTTATGATCATAGCTTGTTTGCTTGGTTTATTGTAGGTGGAATGTAGAAATGCCAGCGATTATAGCAAAGTCCATTTCAATTCTGTCAGATGCAGGACTTGGCATGGCCATGTTCAGTCTCGGTCAGTAAATTACACCTCGTTTCCTTTGCTTTCAAATCACACACACACAACACTTGATGATCATTACAAAATGTAGTAATAAAGCGAGCACAGTAACTGGCAAAGCAAAACTGTTAAGGTGATGATAACATGTTGGTTCtttaagtcttttttttttttttttttttggtcttgGATTTTGACATGATGGTGGGGGGTGGTGGAAGTGATGATGAAAGGTCTTGGTCTTTTaaggattaaaaaaaaaaaaaaagacagaaaTGTTGGTTGTTAATGTCTGGTTCTGACAACAAGTGATAATGGGGGGGGGgatgttaatgttaatgtttGGATGCAAAGAACAGGTCTGTTCATGGCATTGCAACCAAGGATCATAGCATGTGGGAATTCGGTTGCAGCTTTTGCAATGGCCGTGAGATTCCTTACAGGTCCAGCTGTCATGGCAGCCGCTTCCATTGTTGTTGGTCTCCGTGGCGTTCTCTTACGGGTTGCCATTGTCCAGGTCACTTCCCAATATCCCATTTACCCATAAATATTAACCCTGCATGCACACCTTATTTTGTACACTTTATATCTTTTTGGTCAGTATCTCAAATATATTATACATTCTTTAATTCATTAACAATATctgtctattttttttttttaattaggttggttcaaattttaaatataaatttcttTTGCTATCTTCATATAACTATTTCTGACATATCCTTttgtgttgcatgtattttggttaccaaaatataaaataaaacagGCAGCTCTTCCTCAAGGAATAGTACCCTTTGTCTTTGCAAAGGAATACAGCCTGCACCCTGATATTCTCAGCACAGCGTGAGTCTCTTTACTCACTTTTTATTCTTTTTCCAGTTGAAAGGTAAAAGCATCCAAATCAATTAATTCCTTCTTATTTTTGAAATTGCAGTGTAATCTTTGGGATGCTAATAGCTTTGCCCATAACACTTGTCTACTATATATTATTGGGGATATAAATTAAGCGGCAAATGCAAATGCAAATGCACAATACTCTTTTGATGTTCCACATTCAAAGGCCAAAGAAATCCTGGACCGACACATCATGACTGCATTCATGATTAATGTCTCTCTCCTTTACTTTTAATCCTTAGTTAAATTTGTAAAATCTTTATTTGTAGTCAAATTATAGGGGGaactgttttttgtttttttttttttctagctAATTATCTTTTTATTCCAAACAATTTTATTCCTTGTCATGATagcttaaaaaaaaagaaaatttaaccCCTCGATATTTGTGATGGAAGTTTGAATTGAAGCCTGCATAATTGGATTGATACAGTGTAATAACTCTTAATTATTTTGGAATTACATTGTTTAAAAAGTAACatatatacaaaataaaattGCATATTCACTCCTTACATTTTCAATTACATTGTCAACCGTAaacaataaattgtttaatttttcattcataatcattatAAATCCATTTACTCGCTAGATTCGAATCATTGCATCtcttataatttaatattcataattCAGGTTGTTATCGTCATACAAGATTCTGTTGTAAACAAAATGTTTAT
This is a stretch of genomic DNA from Gossypium arboreum isolate Shixiya-1 chromosome 11, ASM2569848v2, whole genome shotgun sequence. It encodes these proteins:
- the LOC108454776 gene encoding probable auxin efflux carrier component 1c, producing MITITDFYHVMTAMVPLYVAMVLAYGSVKWWKIFTPDQCSGINRFVALFAVPLLSFHFIASNDPYSMNFRFIAADTLQKLIVLAVLAVWTKVSKRGCLEWTITLFSLSTLPNTLVMGIPLLKGMYGDFSGSLMVQIVVLQCIIWYTLMLFLFEYRAAKMLISEQFPGTAGSIVSIHVDSDVVSLDGRQPIETEAEIKEDGKLHVTVRKSNASRSDIFSRRSHGFTSTTPRPSNLTNAEIYSLQSSRNPTPRGSSFNHTDFYSMMAGGRNSNFGSADVYGLSASRGPTPRPSNYEEDGAAAGKPRFHYQAPGGGGAATHYPVPNPGMFSPTGSKPLGGGNANGNAKRPNGHPQQKSEDGGRDLPVFVWSSSASPVSDVFGGAGHDYGAADQKDVRLAVSPGKVEGHRENREEYMEREDLSFAKGGMNGEMNKHEGDKVGDGNGKSNTMPPTGVMTRLILIMVWRKLIRNPNTYSSLIGLTWSLISFRWNVEMPAIIAKSISILSDAGLGMAMFSLGLFMALQPRIIACGNSVAAFAMAVRFLTGPAVMAAASIVVGLRGVLLRVAIVQAALPQGIVPFVFAKEYSLHPDILSTAVIFGMLIALPITLVYYILLGI